A single genomic interval of Streptomyces sp. 1222.5 harbors:
- a CDS encoding ScbR family autoregulator-binding transcription factor, whose protein sequence is MARQLRAEQTRATIITAAADLFDQHGYESTSLSDIVAHAKVTKGALYFHFAAKEDLAHAILELQAEAARQLVNEVEGRGYSSLESLMRTTFGIARLAVEDPVPRAGLRLATADIAVRPPMRHPFTEWLEFATRKFTGAVRESDVHGDLDVGMVAHSLVCFFVGTRVAGRSLEPVGRLPRRVAEMWHLMIRGLVPVHRRPRYVSLATQLEREIRTA, encoded by the coding sequence ATGGCGAGGCAGTTACGTGCTGAGCAGACCCGGGCAACGATCATCACGGCTGCCGCCGATCTGTTCGACCAGCACGGCTACGAGTCCACCAGCCTGAGTGACATCGTCGCGCACGCGAAGGTCACCAAGGGTGCGCTGTACTTCCACTTCGCCGCCAAGGAGGACCTGGCCCACGCCATCCTGGAACTCCAGGCCGAGGCCGCCAGGCAGCTCGTGAACGAGGTCGAGGGGCGCGGCTACTCCTCGCTGGAGTCCTTGATGCGGACCACCTTCGGCATCGCCCGGCTCGCCGTGGAGGACCCCGTGCCCCGCGCCGGACTCCGCCTGGCCACCGCGGACATAGCGGTACGGCCCCCCATGCGCCACCCCTTCACCGAGTGGCTGGAGTTCGCCACCCGGAAGTTCACCGGAGCCGTCCGGGAGTCCGACGTGCACGGCGACCTGGACGTCGGCATGGTCGCGCACTCCCTCGTCTGCTTCTTCGTCGGCACCCGGGTCGCCGGCCGCTCGCTCGAACCGGTCGGACGACTTCCGCGCCGGGTCGCCGAGATGTGGCACCTGATGATCCGGGGTCTGGTCCCGGTGCACCGCCGCCCCCGCTACGTCAGCCTCGCCACGCAGCTGGAGCGGGAGATCAGAACCGCCTGA
- a CDS encoding lytic polysaccharide monooxygenase codes for MTRNTARLGVTAAAAAAPLLLLPWTAGPALAHGAPTDPVSRVYACSPEGGDAARSAACGAAVAANGAPFTAWDNLRVAGVGGRDRQVIPDGRLCSGNLPAYRGLDLARRDWPATRLAPGGRLTMTYASTIAHEGTFRLYLTRPGYDPAKPLKWSDLPERPFAEITDPPLRNGAYRFGVKLPADRTGRQVLYTIWQNSSTPDTYYSCSDVVFPGGGTAAGAARATGGATAPASGKPSPRAGKPSAEGGSPAKSPAPVASATPSAEERSRKSDAATDAAPAAEATRGGSGPSAPLLAGGAAAVLVLTGGAALALRLRRR; via the coding sequence ATGACTCGGAACACCGCCCGACTGGGCGTCACGGCGGCCGCCGCCGCGGCACCGCTCCTGCTGCTGCCGTGGACGGCCGGGCCCGCCCTGGCGCACGGAGCCCCCACCGACCCGGTCAGCCGGGTCTACGCCTGCTCCCCCGAGGGCGGCGACGCCGCCCGTTCGGCGGCGTGCGGGGCCGCGGTCGCCGCGAACGGCGCTCCGTTCACGGCGTGGGACAACCTGCGGGTGGCCGGGGTGGGGGGGCGGGACCGGCAGGTGATTCCGGACGGCCGGCTGTGCAGCGGGAACCTGCCCGCGTACCGGGGCCTCGACCTGGCCCGGCGGGACTGGCCGGCGACCCGGCTGGCGCCCGGGGGCCGGCTGACGATGACGTACGCCTCGACGATCGCGCACGAGGGCACGTTCCGGCTGTACCTGACCAGGCCCGGTTACGACCCGGCGAAGCCGCTGAAGTGGTCCGACCTGCCCGAGCGGCCCTTCGCCGAGATCACCGACCCACCGCTGCGGAACGGCGCCTATCGGTTCGGGGTGAAGCTGCCGGCCGACCGGACGGGCCGTCAGGTGCTCTACACGATCTGGCAGAACAGCAGCACCCCGGACACCTACTACTCGTGCTCCGACGTGGTCTTCCCGGGGGGCGGCACGGCGGCCGGCGCCGCGCGGGCCACGGGAGGGGCGACGGCCCCGGCGTCCGGGAAGCCGTCACCCCGGGCCGGCAAGCCCTCGGCCGAGGGCGGTTCCCCGGCGAAGAGCCCGGCGCCGGTGGCGTCGGCCACGCCGTCGGCGGAGGAGCGTTCACGGAAGAGCGACGCCGCCACGGACGCCGCCCCCGCGGCGGAGGCGACGCGCGGCGGCTCGGGACCCTCGGCCCCCCTGCTGGCGGGCGGCGCCGCCGCGGTGCTGGTGCTCACCGGGGGCGCCGCCCTGGCCCTGCGTCTGCGGCGGCGCTGA
- a CDS encoding Tat pathway signal sequence domain protein, with protein sequence MRTRSLPALAGTATALALTVAAPAFADGTAVLTTGGAGGTAAAAGDVLTAPLAPGTSANFYSSATGTSGVKCTSSQFTATVTDNPSAPGTATESVTAHTFDSGTCTSNVIGVLGVNGITIDNLPYTATVASDGTLSVLPPSGSVVQATVKLRTLLGSVSCVYQAAGLTGKADNADSSITFTNQQFTKSSGSSLCFANGYFTAKYAPVTDGGAPVYVN encoded by the coding sequence ATGCGTACGCGATCCCTGCCGGCTCTCGCCGGTACCGCCACCGCGCTCGCCCTCACGGTGGCCGCACCCGCCTTTGCCGACGGCACCGCCGTCCTCACCACCGGCGGCGCCGGCGGCACGGCCGCCGCGGCCGGCGACGTACTGACCGCGCCCCTGGCCCCGGGCACGTCGGCGAACTTCTACTCCAGTGCGACCGGCACCAGTGGCGTCAAGTGCACGTCGTCCCAGTTCACGGCCACCGTCACCGACAACCCGAGCGCGCCGGGCACGGCCACCGAGTCCGTCACCGCGCACACCTTCGACAGCGGCACCTGCACCAGCAACGTCATCGGTGTCCTCGGGGTCAACGGCATCACCATCGACAACCTGCCCTACACCGCGACGGTGGCCTCCGACGGCACCCTCTCCGTGCTGCCGCCGAGCGGCTCCGTCGTCCAGGCCACGGTCAAGCTGCGCACCCTGCTGGGCAGCGTCTCGTGCGTCTACCAGGCGGCCGGACTGACCGGCAAGGCCGACAACGCCGACAGCAGCATCACCTTCACCAACCAGCAGTTCACCAAGAGTTCCGGCTCGTCGCTGTGCTTCGCCAACGGCTACTTCACGGCCAAGTACGCGCCCGTCACCGACGGCGGAGCCCCGGTCTACGTCAACTGA
- a CDS encoding DUF6230 family protein, with amino-acid sequence MASSPDVPSADSTPEIPDPGASSEVPSTAVAGSGGGERRGRVRGRRAAVMAVPATLVLAGLAVLTAQGALGVQFAISGMPFTVTATELSGTGFEQFGGLDNMADGSPNAGDTGGQVLVVTSAIKNATLTKLCQSVDLGGTNLLITAGSGAEKVSATDLTTDSTELTGDAAFGNIEIGNDASTLTKAGVKGPIGVFSQQADTVRIAHLRQTNYATTAGVFKLPGLKLRFSESGC; translated from the coding sequence ATGGCCTCGTCCCCGGACGTCCCGTCCGCAGACAGCACCCCCGAGATCCCGGACCCGGGTGCCTCGTCCGAAGTGCCGAGCACCGCCGTCGCCGGCAGCGGGGGCGGCGAGAGGCGCGGACGCGTCCGGGGCCGCCGGGCGGCGGTGATGGCGGTGCCCGCCACGCTCGTCCTCGCGGGCCTCGCGGTCCTCACCGCGCAGGGCGCGCTCGGTGTCCAGTTCGCGATCTCCGGCATGCCGTTCACGGTGACCGCGACCGAGCTCAGCGGCACCGGTTTCGAGCAGTTCGGCGGGCTCGACAACATGGCGGACGGCAGCCCCAACGCCGGGGACACCGGCGGTCAGGTGCTCGTGGTCACCTCCGCCATCAAGAACGCCACCCTCACCAAGCTGTGCCAGAGCGTCGACCTCGGCGGCACCAACCTGCTGATCACCGCGGGCAGCGGGGCGGAGAAGGTCAGCGCGACCGACCTGACCACCGACTCCACCGAGCTGACGGGTGACGCGGCGTTCGGCAACATCGAGATCGGCAACGACGCGAGCACGCTGACCAAGGCGGGCGTGAAGGGGCCGATCGGCGTCTTCAGCCAGCAGGCGGACACCGTACGCATCGCCCATCTGCGACAGACCAACTACGCGACGACCGCTGGCGTGTTCAAGCTGCCGGGCCTCAAACTCCGGTTCAGCGAATCGGGTTGCTGA
- a CDS encoding DUF6114 domain-containing protein, producing the protein MPDRPRREPRLAFRGWRARRPFWGGLLLALGGGEILLTEKASLKVVMHIGMQGLAGYLLPTLMLLLGLLVLVNPTQRLFYSVTGVLLSLGTWLTSNLGGFFLGLLLGVTGSCLTFGWLPDQEPRVGRRRRRKRARAERRAARRPRVSAGIRS; encoded by the coding sequence GTGCCGGACCGTCCACGCCGGGAACCGAGGCTCGCCTTCCGCGGATGGCGAGCCCGCCGGCCGTTCTGGGGCGGGCTGCTGCTCGCCCTGGGCGGCGGCGAGATCCTGCTCACCGAGAAGGCCTCGCTGAAGGTCGTGATGCACATCGGCATGCAGGGCCTGGCCGGCTATCTGCTGCCGACGCTGATGCTGCTGCTGGGCCTGCTCGTTCTCGTCAACCCCACCCAGCGACTGTTCTACTCCGTCACCGGTGTCCTGCTCTCCCTGGGCACCTGGCTCACCTCCAACCTGGGCGGCTTCTTCCTCGGTCTCCTCCTCGGCGTGACCGGCAGCTGCCTCACCTTCGGCTGGCTCCCGGACCAGGAGCCCCGCGTCGGCCGCCGCCGACGCCGCAAACGGGCACGGGCCGAACGGCGGGCGGCGCGCCGCCCACGCGTGTCTGCGGGGATTCGGTCCTGA
- a CDS encoding tellurite resistance TerB family protein → MALWDRFKVSASQMQTQLVAKKNDLKSGAFRDASMAMCALVAAADGTVDPSERQRVAQLISTNEVLQNFPADDLRRRFEENLGKLTTDFAFGKVSVLQEVAKAKKKPAEARAVIQIGIVIGGADGDFDKTEQAVVREACYTLDLPPHEFDL, encoded by the coding sequence ATGGCCCTGTGGGACCGCTTCAAGGTGTCGGCGTCGCAGATGCAGACCCAGTTGGTGGCGAAGAAGAACGACCTGAAGAGCGGCGCGTTCCGCGACGCGAGCATGGCGATGTGCGCACTGGTCGCGGCGGCCGACGGGACCGTCGACCCGTCGGAGCGGCAGCGGGTGGCCCAGCTCATCTCCACCAACGAGGTGCTGCAGAACTTCCCGGCGGACGACCTGCGGCGCCGTTTCGAGGAGAACCTGGGCAAGCTGACGACCGACTTCGCCTTCGGCAAGGTGAGCGTGCTCCAGGAGGTCGCCAAGGCGAAGAAGAAGCCCGCCGAGGCGCGTGCCGTCATCCAGATCGGCATCGTGATCGGCGGCGCCGACGGCGACTTCGACAAGACCGAGCAGGCGGTCGTGCGCGAGGCCTGCTACACGCTGGACCTGCCGCCCCACGAGTTCGACCTCTGA
- a CDS encoding ABC transporter substrate-binding protein — translation MTYTTLISRSIRRNRGAAVVALAAATALLAGCSSNDKADDPLSEGKASGDGVVVGSNNFPESTLLADIYGEALKAKGIKVTYKPNIGSRETTYGLIKNGSLSVLPEYNGALLAYLDPKATPKTADATTDAIEAKLDSKLTLLEPSTAQNKDSVTVNAATAKKYHLTEKSSIADLKDIAKDLVIGGSPEFQTRQQGLVGLKSVYGLQFKSFKALDAGGPLTQAALKKDAVQAADLFTTDPTISKEKFVVLQDPKKLFGFENVQPLVHKGALNQKGVDALDAVSAKLDTATLLDLDTQVQTENKDPLDVAKAWLKSAGLG, via the coding sequence GTGACTTATACGACCCTTATCAGCAGGTCCATCCGGAGGAACCGAGGCGCGGCGGTCGTCGCCCTCGCGGCGGCGACGGCCCTGCTGGCGGGCTGCTCCTCCAACGACAAGGCCGACGACCCCCTGTCGGAAGGAAAGGCGAGCGGCGACGGCGTCGTCGTCGGCTCGAACAACTTCCCCGAGAGCACCCTGCTCGCCGACATCTACGGCGAAGCGCTCAAGGCCAAGGGGATCAAGGTCACCTACAAGCCGAACATCGGCAGCCGTGAGACGACCTACGGCCTCATCAAGAACGGTTCCCTGTCGGTGCTGCCGGAGTACAACGGCGCGCTGCTGGCGTATCTCGACCCGAAGGCCACCCCGAAGACCGCGGACGCCACCACGGACGCCATCGAGGCCAAGCTGGACTCCAAGCTGACCCTGCTGGAGCCCTCCACGGCCCAGAACAAGGACTCGGTCACGGTGAACGCGGCCACCGCGAAGAAGTACCACCTCACCGAGAAGTCGTCCATCGCCGACCTGAAGGACATCGCCAAGGACCTGGTCATCGGCGGCTCGCCGGAGTTCCAGACCCGGCAGCAGGGCCTGGTGGGCCTCAAGTCCGTCTACGGCCTCCAGTTCAAGTCCTTCAAGGCACTGGACGCGGGCGGCCCGCTCACCCAGGCGGCGCTCAAGAAGGACGCGGTGCAGGCCGCCGACCTCTTCACCACGGACCCGACCATCAGCAAGGAGAAGTTCGTCGTCCTCCAGGACCCGAAGAAGCTCTTCGGCTTCGAGAACGTCCAGCCGCTCGTTCACAAGGGCGCGCTGAACCAGAAGGGCGTCGACGCGCTCGACGCGGTCTCCGCGAAGCTGGACACCGCGACCCTGCTGGACCTGGACACCCAGGTGCAGACGGAGAACAAGGACCCGCTGGACGTGGCCAAGGCCTGGCTGAAGTCCGCCGGACTCGGCTGA
- a CDS encoding ABC transporter permease, translated as MNVLNFAHAFFGDASHWQGYDGIPTRLVEHVRYSLEALLLAALIGLPVGLVTGHYGRGGNALALIATAGRALPSFGLLVLMFIWIGFGLLPVMIPLVVLAVPPILVTTYEAVRSVDPSPVDAARGMGMPEARVLFQVELPVALPLILSGLRTAAIQIVSTATIAAYVSLGGLGRYIIDGLYQRNYEKVVGGATLVAGLALATLAVFWAASRLTVSPGVRRGG; from the coding sequence GTGAACGTACTGAACTTCGCGCACGCCTTCTTCGGCGACGCCTCCCACTGGCAGGGGTACGACGGCATCCCCACCCGGCTGGTCGAGCACGTCAGGTACTCGCTGGAGGCCCTCCTCCTCGCCGCCCTGATCGGGCTGCCCGTCGGACTGGTCACCGGGCACTACGGGCGTGGCGGCAACGCCCTCGCGCTGATCGCCACCGCCGGGCGGGCGCTGCCCAGCTTCGGTCTGCTGGTGCTGATGTTCATCTGGATCGGGTTCGGCCTGCTGCCCGTCATGATCCCGCTGGTCGTGCTCGCCGTACCGCCGATCCTGGTCACCACCTACGAGGCGGTCCGCTCCGTGGACCCCTCGCCGGTGGACGCCGCGCGGGGCATGGGCATGCCGGAGGCGCGGGTGCTGTTCCAGGTGGAACTGCCGGTCGCGCTCCCGCTGATCCTGAGCGGACTGCGCACCGCGGCTATCCAGATCGTGTCCACGGCGACCATCGCCGCCTACGTCAGCCTCGGCGGTCTCGGCCGCTACATCATCGACGGCCTCTACCAGCGCAACTACGAGAAGGTCGTGGGCGGCGCCACCCTGGTCGCCGGTCTCGCCCTCGCCACCCTCGCGGTGTTCTGGGCGGCGTCCCGGCTCACCGTGTCGCCCGGGGTGCGCCGCGGCGGCTGA
- a CDS encoding ABC transporter permease, with product MNGFFDLPSDLQYGYLGLVGLHLREGLLPVLAGLLVALPVAQLCVRFRWVYPPVLGVTTVLYSIPSLAFFVVLIDYFGQSETTVMVPLAIYSLVVLVPAIVDGVRSVPPETLAAAQAMGFGPVRRYAQVQLPIAVPAIIAGLRVATVSSLSLVSVGMLIGNQGALGNMLYAATTYHRPALAVNSVLTTAVLGILADALLVLVRRLLTPWMPTKGATR from the coding sequence ATGAACGGCTTCTTCGACCTCCCGAGCGACCTCCAGTACGGCTACCTGGGACTCGTCGGCCTGCATCTGCGCGAGGGCCTGCTGCCGGTGCTGGCCGGGCTCCTCGTCGCCCTGCCGGTGGCCCAGCTCTGCGTCCGCTTCCGCTGGGTCTACCCGCCCGTCCTCGGCGTCACCACGGTGCTCTACTCCATCCCCTCGCTGGCCTTCTTCGTCGTCCTCATCGACTACTTCGGCCAGAGCGAGACCACGGTGATGGTCCCGCTCGCGATCTACAGCCTGGTGGTGCTGGTCCCGGCGATCGTGGACGGCGTCCGCTCGGTCCCGCCGGAGACCCTGGCCGCCGCGCAGGCCATGGGCTTCGGTCCCGTACGCCGTTACGCACAGGTCCAGTTGCCCATCGCGGTGCCCGCGATCATCGCCGGCCTCCGGGTGGCCACCGTGTCCAGCCTCTCCCTGGTCAGCGTCGGCATGCTCATCGGCAACCAGGGCGCCCTCGGCAACATGCTGTACGCCGCCACCACATACCACCGGCCGGCCCTGGCCGTGAACTCGGTGCTCACCACGGCGGTGCTGGGGATCCTCGCCGACGCCCTGCTCGTCCTCGTCCGCCGCCTCCTCACCCCCTGGATGCCGACGAAGGGTGCCACCCGGTGA
- a CDS encoding ABC transporter ATP-binding protein translates to MIRIDSVTKRYPDGTVAVDRLSLEIPDRAITVLVGPSGCGKTTTLRMINRMVEPTEGSILLDGRDIRQQPVNTLRRSMGYVIQNAGLFQHRTILDNIATVPRLLGRSKQQARTRAAELMERVGLDTSLAKRYPYQLSGGQQQRVGVARALAADPPVLLMDEPFSAVDPVVRKGLQDELLRIQDELGKTIVFVTHDIDEAIKLGTMVAVLRTGGRLAQFAPPAELLSAPADSFVEDFLGADRGIRRLSFFPSADLELETAPLVGIDADAERLASRATAPYLLVTDSDGRPLGWSEPDRLAAGEIDRERLIDHGRPFVPGTDSLRAALDGAVLSPTGWAVAVDDAGRAVGVVSQQVIGEAIRAAHSRVAEDAAVKAAP, encoded by the coding sequence TTGATACGGATAGATTCAGTCACCAAGCGATATCCGGACGGCACGGTCGCGGTCGACCGACTGTCGCTGGAGATACCGGACCGCGCGATCACCGTCCTCGTCGGGCCCTCCGGCTGCGGCAAGACGACGACCCTGCGGATGATCAACCGGATGGTCGAACCCACTGAGGGCAGCATCCTCCTCGACGGCCGCGACATCCGGCAGCAGCCGGTCAACACCCTGCGCCGGTCGATGGGTTACGTCATCCAGAACGCCGGGCTCTTCCAGCACCGCACCATCCTCGACAACATCGCCACCGTGCCCCGGCTGCTCGGCCGCAGCAAGCAGCAGGCACGCACCCGGGCCGCGGAGCTGATGGAACGGGTCGGCCTGGACACTTCGTTGGCCAAGCGGTACCCCTACCAGCTCTCCGGCGGCCAGCAGCAGCGGGTCGGCGTGGCCCGCGCGCTCGCCGCCGACCCGCCGGTGCTGCTGATGGACGAGCCCTTCTCCGCCGTCGACCCCGTGGTCCGCAAGGGCCTGCAGGACGAACTCCTGCGCATCCAGGACGAGCTGGGCAAGACCATCGTGTTCGTCACGCACGACATCGACGAGGCGATCAAACTCGGCACGATGGTCGCCGTACTGCGCACCGGCGGCCGGCTCGCCCAGTTCGCCCCGCCCGCCGAACTGCTCAGCGCACCCGCCGACTCCTTCGTGGAGGACTTCCTCGGCGCCGACCGCGGCATCCGCCGGCTGTCCTTCTTCCCGTCCGCGGACCTGGAGTTGGAGACCGCGCCGCTGGTGGGGATCGACGCGGACGCCGAACGGCTCGCCTCCCGGGCCACGGCTCCCTACCTCCTCGTCACCGACTCCGACGGCAGGCCGCTCGGCTGGAGCGAGCCGGACCGGCTTGCCGCCGGCGAGATCGACCGCGAGCGGCTCATCGACCACGGCCGTCCGTTCGTGCCCGGCACCGACTCGCTGCGCGCGGCGCTCGACGGGGCCGTGCTGTCGCCGACCGGCTGGGCCGTCGCCGTGGACGACGCGGGACGCGCGGTCGGCGTCGTCTCCCAGCAGGTCATCGGGGAGGCGATCCGGGCCGCCCACAGCCGGGTGGCCGAGGACGCGGCGGTGAAGGCCGCCCCATGA
- a CDS encoding PP2C family protein-serine/threonine phosphatase, whose protein sequence is MARWIQSRRRPVPLGAGRREDGGISAATEPAAPIGALRDALAGLGTTLDEATTCAELARAVVGLAGGAAAVLRRTGDAPAGYEAVAGDARLLPDARRVTAAVRGTGPPAVDANPAAWLEPSVGGRSGGALCTPLTSGDDMYGVLVWAREAGPPSEAEAEQLALLAERGASHIRHARAYEDVSRTAGDLQRALLASPGRPHPNLDVAIRYLPVGGSALVGGDWCETVRLHFGRTLLVVGDVMGHGLEAAVDMSAYRSSLRYIAASDLPPHRVLRQMDDIASGEADRRPATCLLARVDPGRGQMTLASAGHLPPVLITRDGGATQLPVPVGPPLGTGLGGYESATHALAPGETLVLFTDGLVERRGEDIDHSLARLSALRFPVGKGVDDVLETIVDRLDAGHAEDDVAVLAARPHPRAQDTPQEV, encoded by the coding sequence GTGGCGCGCTGGATCCAGTCCCGCCGCAGGCCCGTGCCCCTCGGTGCCGGCCGTCGTGAGGACGGCGGCATCTCGGCGGCCACGGAGCCCGCAGCGCCGATCGGCGCGCTGCGGGACGCCCTCGCCGGGCTCGGCACGACCCTGGACGAGGCCACCACCTGCGCCGAGCTGGCCCGGGCCGTCGTGGGGCTGGCCGGCGGAGCCGCCGCCGTGCTGCGCCGCACCGGCGACGCCCCCGCCGGCTACGAAGCCGTGGCCGGCGACGCCCGGCTGCTGCCGGACGCCCGCCGGGTCACCGCCGCGGTGCGGGGGACGGGCCCACCCGCGGTGGACGCGAACCCCGCCGCATGGCTGGAGCCATCGGTCGGCGGCCGCTCGGGCGGCGCCCTCTGTACGCCCCTGACCAGCGGCGACGACATGTACGGCGTGCTGGTGTGGGCGCGGGAGGCGGGGCCGCCGAGCGAGGCCGAGGCCGAGCAGCTGGCCCTGCTCGCCGAGCGCGGTGCCTCCCACATCCGGCACGCCCGCGCCTACGAGGACGTCAGCCGCACCGCCGGCGACCTGCAGCGCGCCCTGCTGGCCAGCCCGGGCCGGCCGCATCCGAACCTGGACGTCGCCATCCGCTACCTCCCCGTCGGCGGCAGCGCGCTGGTCGGCGGCGACTGGTGCGAGACCGTACGACTGCACTTCGGCCGCACCCTGCTGGTGGTCGGCGATGTGATGGGCCACGGTCTGGAGGCCGCCGTCGACATGAGCGCCTACCGCTCCTCCCTGCGCTACATCGCCGCCTCCGACCTGCCCCCGCACCGCGTGCTGCGGCAGATGGACGACATCGCCTCCGGGGAGGCGGACCGCAGGCCCGCCACCTGTCTGCTCGCCCGCGTCGATCCGGGACGCGGCCAGATGACGCTGGCCAGCGCCGGTCATCTGCCGCCCGTGCTGATCACCCGGGACGGCGGGGCGACGCAGCTGCCCGTCCCCGTCGGACCACCGCTGGGCACCGGACTCGGCGGATACGAGTCGGCCACGCACGCACTGGCCCCGGGCGAGACCCTGGTGCTGTTCACCGACGGGCTGGTGGAGCGCCGCGGCGAGGACATCGACCACTCCCTCGCCCGGCTGTCCGCCCTCCGCTTCCCCGTCGGCAAGGGGGTCGACGACGTTCTGGAGACGATCGTCGACCGGCTGGACGCCGGCCATGCCGAGGACGACGTGGCGGTGCTCGCGGCCCGTCCGCACCCGCGCGCTCAGGACACTCCGCAGGAGGTCTGA
- the msrB gene encoding peptide-methionine (R)-S-oxide reductase MsrB, which yields MSYDVEKPDEEWRAELTPAEYAVLRQAGTEPAFTGEYTDTKSKGVYSCRACGAELFTSDTKFESHCGWPSFFDPKDTDAVELIEDRSHGMVRTEVRCSRCGSHLGHVFAGEGYPTPTDQRYCINSISLRLEPAEG from the coding sequence ATGTCGTACGACGTCGAGAAGCCGGACGAGGAGTGGCGCGCGGAGCTGACTCCGGCGGAGTACGCCGTGCTGCGCCAGGCCGGCACCGAGCCGGCGTTCACCGGTGAGTACACGGACACCAAGTCCAAGGGTGTCTACTCCTGTCGCGCCTGTGGCGCCGAGCTCTTCACCTCGGACACCAAGTTCGAGTCGCACTGCGGCTGGCCGTCGTTCTTCGACCCGAAGGACACCGACGCGGTGGAGCTGATCGAGGACCGGTCCCACGGCATGGTCCGCACCGAGGTGCGGTGCTCCCGGTGCGGCTCGCACCTCGGGCACGTCTTCGCCGGCGAGGGGTACCCCACCCCCACCGACCAGCGGTACTGCATCAATTCGATCTCCCTGCGGCTGGAGCCGGCCGAGGGCTGA
- the murC gene encoding UDP-N-acetylmuramate--L-alanine ligase: MAPGLPTAMDRPHFIGIGGAGMSGIAKILAQRGAQVAGSDARDSATAEALRALGATVHIGHAAAHLADDASCVVVSSAIREDNPELARAAELGIPVVHRSDALAALMEGLRPIAVAGTHGKTTTTSMLAVSLTALGRKPSYAIGGDLDAPGSNALHGEGDIFVAEADESDRSFHKYAPEVAIVLNVELDHHANYASMDEIYESFETFVDRVTEGGTLVVSADQEGARELTRRVAGRAVRVVTYGEAQDADVRVLSVVPQGLRSEVTVLLDGRELTFTVSVPGRHYALNAVAALAAGAALGVPAAELAPALAAYTGVKRRLQLKGEAAGVQVIDSYAHHPTEMTADLEAMRAAAGDARILVVFQPHLFSRTQELGKEMGQSLTLADASVVLDIYPAREDPVPGVTSELIIEAARAAGADVTAVHDKAEIPAVVAGMAKPGDLVLTMGAGDVTDLGPKILDRLSQ, from the coding sequence ATGGCACCCGGCCTTCCTACCGCCATGGACCGACCGCACTTCATCGGCATCGGCGGCGCCGGAATGTCGGGGATCGCCAAGATCCTCGCCCAGCGCGGGGCGCAGGTCGCCGGCAGCGACGCCAGGGACTCGGCGACCGCCGAGGCGCTGCGCGCGCTCGGCGCCACCGTGCACATCGGGCACGCCGCCGCGCACCTCGCCGACGACGCGAGCTGTGTCGTGGTGTCCTCCGCCATCCGCGAGGACAACCCGGAACTGGCCCGCGCCGCCGAGCTGGGCATCCCGGTGGTGCACCGCTCCGACGCGCTCGCCGCGCTGATGGAGGGGCTGCGCCCGATCGCGGTGGCCGGCACCCACGGCAAGACCACCACCACCTCCATGCTGGCGGTCTCCCTCACCGCGCTGGGCCGTAAGCCGTCGTACGCCATCGGCGGCGACCTGGACGCGCCCGGTTCCAACGCGCTGCACGGCGAGGGCGACATCTTCGTCGCCGAGGCCGACGAATCGGACCGCAGCTTCCACAAGTACGCGCCCGAGGTCGCCATCGTCCTCAACGTCGAGCTGGACCACCACGCCAACTACGCCTCGATGGACGAGATCTACGAATCCTTCGAGACGTTCGTCGACCGCGTCACCGAGGGCGGCACCCTGGTCGTCTCCGCGGACCAGGAGGGCGCCCGCGAGCTCACCCGGCGCGTCGCCGGCCGTGCGGTGCGGGTGGTGACGTACGGCGAGGCGCAGGACGCCGACGTCCGGGTCCTGTCCGTGGTGCCCCAGGGCCTCAGGAGCGAGGTGACGGTCCTCCTGGACGGGCGCGAGCTCACCTTCACGGTCTCCGTGCCCGGCCGCCACTACGCCCTCAACGCCGTCGCCGCGCTCGCCGCCGGTGCCGCGCTCGGCGTCCCGGCCGCGGAACTCGCGCCCGCGCTCGCCGCGTACACCGGGGTCAAGCGGCGCCTGCAGCTCAAGGGCGAGGCGGCGGGCGTCCAGGTGATCGACTCCTACGCCCACCACCCGACCGAGATGACCGCCGACCTGGAGGCCATGCGCGCCGCCGCCGGCGACGCCCGCATCCTCGTCGTCTTCCAGCCGCACCTCTTCTCCCGCACCCAGGAGCTGGGCAAGGAGATGGGACAGTCGCTGACGCTCGCGGACGCCTCCGTCGTGCTCGACATCTACCCGGCCCGTGAGGACCCGGTCCCCGGGGTGACCAGCGAGCTCATCATCGAGGCCGCGCGCGCCGCGGGCGCCGACGTGACGGCCGTGCACGACAAGGCGGAGATCCCCGCGGTGGTCGCGGGAATGGCGAAGCCCGGTGATCTCGTTCTCACCATGGGCGCGGGCGACGTGACCGACCTGGGCCCGAAAATCCTGGACCGCCTGTCGCAGTGA